From a single Fulvivirga ulvae genomic region:
- a CDS encoding DUF6989 domain-containing protein: MNKKTTWFVVITQTIMVLWSVISSMVHAGTTSVYIITLGSFVVYVAYAIYTKNVVLQKLLLFGFVAGVLELFADHYSVTTIGTLVYPPGESMIWTSPSYMPISWTIALTQLGYYALLLTRWKGIWVAAVVISLSGGFYIPLYEHLAKSANWWYYKDCSMIFNAPYYIIICEALLSAALPFLVQWTQSKKLVFAIVPGVVQGLWILLSAIIAYNIAP; the protein is encoded by the coding sequence TACTCAAACTATAATGGTGCTTTGGTCTGTTATCAGCTCGATGGTACATGCAGGCACCACCTCTGTTTACATCATTACGCTGGGGTCCTTTGTTGTATATGTGGCATATGCTATTTATACCAAAAACGTTGTTTTACAAAAGCTCCTGTTATTTGGTTTTGTCGCTGGCGTACTGGAGCTTTTTGCAGATCATTACTCGGTAACCACCATTGGCACGCTGGTTTACCCTCCCGGGGAAAGTATGATCTGGACATCTCCTTCCTACATGCCAATCTCGTGGACCATAGCTTTAACCCAGCTTGGCTATTATGCCTTACTACTCACGCGCTGGAAGGGTATTTGGGTAGCTGCAGTAGTCATTTCATTGTCAGGTGGCTTTTACATTCCGCTTTATGAGCATCTCGCCAAAAGTGCCAACTGGTGGTATTACAAGGATTGCTCCATGATATTCAATGCTCCTTATTACATTATTATCTGTGAGGCTCTGCTATCAGCGGCATTACCGTTTCTGGTCCAATGGACTCAATCTAAAAAACTGGTATTTGCTATAGTTCCGGGGGTAGTACAAGGCTTATGGATACTCCTCAGTGCCATCATTGCATATAACATTGCTCCATAA
- a CDS encoding transmembrane-type terpene cyclase, translating to MFNSQTLCQEYPDLSSIINFCDYTVTELTLVFTGTIFWVIVYFIIIRNGFKNKFVEMPVPAAASNLAWEFTWAFLVTTDLGLLFVWGLRVWFFMDLLIFYQILKYGQKQLSTPMIIKYFRPIEIASVILWTIGFYLFIIEGYDTSMGATSAYIITVIMASLYAIFYLSSSFRNEYSFTAAWCKMVGNALMSVFVFLHYPQMYFLQLLTVIVFILNLLYVASFKLKMRDLN from the coding sequence ATGTTCAATAGCCAAACACTGTGTCAGGAATACCCTGACCTAAGTTCGATAATCAACTTTTGTGACTATACTGTAACGGAGTTGACACTTGTTTTTACAGGTACCATTTTCTGGGTTATCGTTTATTTCATTATTATACGAAATGGTTTCAAAAATAAGTTTGTGGAGATGCCGGTGCCAGCGGCTGCTTCTAACCTGGCGTGGGAGTTTACCTGGGCTTTTCTGGTAACCACCGACCTTGGCTTGCTATTCGTTTGGGGTCTTCGCGTATGGTTCTTCATGGATTTGTTAATATTCTACCAGATCCTGAAATATGGTCAAAAACAGCTCTCTACACCAATGATCATTAAGTATTTCAGACCTATTGAGATAGCCAGTGTAATTTTGTGGACCATCGGGTTTTATCTTTTTATTATCGAAGGCTATGACACTTCTATGGGTGCTACTTCGGCATACATTATCACTGTAATAATGGCTTCGCTTTATGCTATATTTTATTTATCAAGTAGCTTTAGAAATGAATACTCATTCACTGCGGCATGGTGCAAAATGGTGGGGAATGCGCTTATGAGCGTCTTCGTTTTTCTGCATTACCCACAAATGTATTTTCTGCAACTATTAACCGTTATAGTGTTTATTCTCAATCTATTATATGTAGCATCATTCAAATTGAAAATGCGTGACCTGAATTGA
- a CDS encoding ATP-binding sensor histidine kinase, translated as MEHVLNKSKKIAEGGSSLIYLNEQSEFGEPVIIKIYKKDNNSYAAENQLINEYDFLSQINIDGVRKPVKKIEVNHRPALVLEYFEGKTLKDFIAKQPPNLLEFLEIGIKICETIGYIHEHDVIHKDINGHNILINDDHEIKIIDFGIATKFRQQTALHTNIEHLEGTISHISPEQTGRVNRVIDKRSDLYSLGVLFYEWLTGKLPFADDDPMKLVHSHLAMVPQAVHERDPSIPQVLSNMVSKLLAKNADDRYQSARGLKDDLNLCLEQLRDNGSISTFKIGENDHSDTPRIIQKVYGRDKEIMFLQSVFERVCQGNSETVLISGDAGTGKSTLTFELRNNVIERGGNFIFGKFNQLHHEKPYHALTQAFKVFADNILIQSEQQLKAWKQKIMAAVSDEGRLLTDVIPELELIIGSQPEIADLDPEETKNRFNYIFRQFIDAIASVEHPLVWIIDDLQWADPASVALLKTITSDSAISHVLIIGTYRTNELGDHLLPDSNARHLSIEGLTVHQLSELIADALGCKHRDVVELAEATFSKTQGNAFFAHQFLQTIYDEKLLWFDRTAQNWQWDLKRINSLQVTDNVIVLLTKRIKNLDQDCRSVLEFAACYNEQFDLTLLAHLHGKSPTEIRRTLYPAIRQGLIQELTISSQRKGMSVSKPETQYTFVHDRIVQSIYSSISEPDRKKIHWKTGKYLLDKNTRDHSERLIFDITYHLNSGVDAYTGKNDIYELTRLNFEAGNLAKASAAYPNALEYYGAALRYSEENIWTRYYDLALAVHTGAAEASFLAGQFSATDAHIEKVISNATSTLDQIKAIKIRIEVYIAQNQALRAIELALDTLGKLGEHLPSKPSKALIAKELIKTSLQVNRIGIRRLEQLPAMADPHKKAAMNIMASIGSAISRTTPELLPLMIFKMIRISIKYGNSIESIPNYAGYSIILSGVLGNLKDGYKFGELAMKLLQKFKAEKVKAKTHLVHHCFVHHWRNHLNTTLDPLLETYHYGMESGDHEFAASALMVRSFHGYFSGRNLLRLNEEMSAQSKKIQHLNQELLFYQNEIFRQAALNLTGKSKNPTVLSGEAFDSNSVLTEDFKKNNPSALFHALYHSMVLSYMFKDYEKAREYAEELESKLELVVGTIILPLYHFNRTLVLFANLPSLKGVGKSKANRKIKDSIRKMKKWSKYAPMNFEHKYYLLLAEKFRTSGRYDKARLFYDKAISSASANNYLNDEALCYELAGSFYASEPDKYPYEIYLRKAYENYLNWGATAKAEEISRHYPIVDINLLGGKSKHSTSLSSNSTSNYSTLELSTILKASTAIASEIKLVKVLDKLLRIVIENAGAERGFLLQKKDADLFVSARGTASDEKIIIFDDIKAEEFDDLPQSIIQYSARIRETVIIDDINVDNRFASDPYIQKAELKSILCSPILVQNELIGIIYLENNLVAGAFTPKRLDMLKLLSGQIAVSLDNAMLYNNLEQLVIERTQEIEAQQEILKDYNHELIALNEEKNHLIKIVAHDLRSPLNQIKGMVNLIKLTTRDKSEEQSQYVNKVLESTERLGEMISRILDVNAIEAKEIDLKNEKVNLRGLLGELKNNFQLSADEKNIELSIEPGPDVFINVDNNYTIQVFENLLSNALKFSPSDTRVDICIIEKEKSACVTVSDQGPGINEKDMKKLFMPYQKLTAKPTAGEESTGLGLSIVKKYVEAMKGSIRCESTEGKGATFYVEFKKWL; from the coding sequence ATGGAGCATGTTCTAAATAAATCAAAAAAGATAGCTGAAGGTGGTAGTTCACTGATTTATTTAAATGAACAAAGTGAATTTGGTGAGCCTGTAATTATAAAAATTTATAAGAAAGATAATAATTCATACGCTGCAGAAAACCAGTTGATCAATGAGTACGACTTCCTGTCGCAGATCAATATTGACGGAGTAAGGAAGCCTGTTAAGAAAATTGAGGTCAATCACCGTCCGGCACTTGTCCTTGAGTATTTTGAAGGCAAAACCCTTAAAGACTTTATAGCCAAACAGCCGCCGAACCTGCTGGAATTCCTCGAAATTGGGATCAAGATATGCGAGACCATAGGGTACATCCATGAACATGACGTCATCCATAAAGATATTAACGGGCACAATATCCTTATCAATGATGACCATGAGATAAAGATCATCGATTTCGGTATTGCGACAAAATTCAGACAGCAAACAGCCCTGCATACTAATATAGAGCACCTGGAAGGGACTATTTCGCACATTTCTCCTGAGCAAACAGGGCGTGTTAACCGCGTCATAGATAAGAGGTCAGACTTATACTCATTAGGAGTTCTGTTTTACGAATGGCTGACCGGCAAGCTTCCGTTTGCGGATGATGATCCCATGAAGCTGGTTCACTCTCACCTCGCAATGGTACCTCAGGCAGTACACGAAAGAGACCCATCCATACCTCAGGTATTGTCAAATATGGTCAGTAAGCTTTTAGCTAAGAATGCGGATGATCGATATCAATCTGCCCGCGGCCTGAAGGATGATCTTAATTTATGCCTGGAGCAACTTCGGGACAATGGCAGTATCAGTACTTTTAAGATCGGTGAAAATGATCATTCCGATACACCACGAATAATTCAAAAAGTATATGGCCGTGACAAGGAGATTATGTTTCTTCAGTCGGTTTTTGAAAGGGTATGCCAGGGAAATAGCGAAACTGTTTTAATCTCAGGTGATGCAGGCACCGGTAAGTCAACCCTTACATTTGAATTAAGAAACAACGTTATAGAGCGGGGAGGTAATTTTATATTCGGCAAGTTTAACCAGCTTCATCATGAAAAACCCTACCACGCCCTGACCCAGGCCTTTAAGGTTTTTGCAGATAACATTTTAATACAGAGCGAACAGCAGCTCAAAGCATGGAAACAAAAAATTATGGCCGCTGTCAGCGACGAAGGGCGTCTGCTTACGGATGTAATACCCGAGCTTGAGCTTATTATTGGTAGCCAGCCTGAAATAGCTGACCTTGATCCTGAAGAAACAAAAAACAGGTTTAACTATATTTTCAGGCAATTTATTGATGCTATTGCCTCGGTAGAACACCCGCTGGTATGGATTATCGATGATTTGCAATGGGCTGACCCTGCTTCTGTAGCTCTGCTAAAAACCATCACTTCGGATAGTGCAATCTCTCATGTGCTGATCATAGGTACTTACCGAACCAATGAATTAGGTGATCACCTGCTCCCTGATTCCAATGCCAGGCATTTGTCTATCGAAGGGTTGACAGTTCATCAGTTGAGCGAGCTTATTGCTGATGCCCTCGGCTGCAAACATAGAGATGTTGTTGAATTGGCCGAGGCCACGTTTTCAAAAACCCAGGGCAATGCTTTCTTTGCGCACCAATTTCTCCAAACTATATATGATGAAAAACTGCTATGGTTTGACCGTACTGCGCAGAACTGGCAGTGGGACCTGAAAAGGATCAACTCGCTTCAGGTCACTGACAACGTTATTGTGTTACTAACCAAAAGAATCAAAAACCTCGATCAGGATTGTCGTAGTGTGCTGGAGTTTGCTGCCTGTTATAATGAGCAGTTTGACCTCACGTTACTGGCACATTTGCATGGCAAGTCTCCAACGGAGATCAGGCGCACGCTATATCCGGCTATAAGACAGGGCCTAATTCAGGAGCTTACTATCTCTTCGCAAAGGAAAGGGATGTCGGTTAGTAAACCGGAGACTCAGTATACATTTGTCCATGACCGCATAGTGCAATCTATATACTCATCCATTTCTGAACCAGACAGAAAGAAGATCCATTGGAAAACGGGTAAATACCTTTTAGATAAAAACACCAGGGATCACTCGGAGCGACTCATATTTGACATTACGTATCACTTAAACAGTGGTGTAGATGCTTATACCGGTAAAAATGATATATACGAATTAACAAGGCTGAATTTTGAGGCGGGAAACCTGGCCAAAGCTTCTGCAGCTTATCCTAATGCACTGGAGTATTATGGTGCAGCACTCAGGTATAGTGAAGAAAACATCTGGACCCGCTACTATGACCTTGCCCTGGCCGTGCATACGGGAGCAGCCGAGGCCAGCTTTTTAGCTGGCCAGTTTAGCGCAACAGACGCCCATATAGAAAAGGTAATCTCCAATGCCACCTCAACCCTTGACCAGATAAAAGCCATAAAGATTAGAATTGAAGTGTACATTGCACAAAATCAGGCACTTAGGGCAATTGAACTGGCGCTGGATACTTTGGGTAAGCTTGGAGAGCATCTTCCTTCAAAACCCAGCAAGGCTTTAATCGCAAAAGAGCTAATCAAAACGTCTTTACAGGTCAATCGCATCGGCATCCGCCGCCTCGAACAGCTACCGGCAATGGCGGATCCTCATAAAAAGGCTGCCATGAATATTATGGCAAGTATAGGCTCCGCCATTTCAAGGACCACCCCAGAGCTTTTGCCGCTGATGATCTTTAAAATGATCCGAATTTCCATTAAATATGGTAATTCCATTGAATCCATACCTAACTACGCCGGCTATAGCATCATTCTGTCAGGTGTATTAGGCAACCTGAAGGACGGCTACAAATTTGGCGAACTGGCTATGAAGCTGCTGCAAAAGTTTAAGGCTGAAAAGGTAAAGGCCAAAACCCACCTGGTACATCACTGCTTTGTTCATCATTGGAGAAATCACCTGAATACTACGCTCGATCCTCTTCTGGAAACCTACCATTATGGCATGGAATCAGGAGACCATGAATTTGCAGCATCTGCCCTTATGGTACGTTCATTCCACGGTTATTTTTCAGGCAGAAATCTTTTGAGGCTCAATGAAGAAATGAGCGCTCAAAGCAAGAAAATTCAACACCTCAATCAGGAACTGCTTTTTTACCAAAATGAAATTTTCCGGCAGGCGGCGCTTAACCTTACCGGTAAAAGTAAAAACCCCACTGTACTAAGCGGAGAGGCTTTTGACAGTAATTCTGTACTGACCGAAGATTTTAAAAAGAATAATCCTTCAGCATTATTCCATGCACTATATCACAGTATGGTGCTTTCATATATGTTCAAAGACTATGAAAAAGCCAGGGAATACGCTGAAGAACTCGAAAGCAAGCTGGAACTGGTGGTAGGTACAATTATACTCCCTCTTTATCATTTTAACAGGACACTGGTACTTTTTGCTAATCTCCCCAGCCTTAAAGGAGTCGGTAAAAGCAAAGCGAACAGAAAGATAAAGGATAGTATAAGAAAAATGAAAAAGTGGTCAAAGTATGCGCCTATGAACTTTGAGCACAAATATTACCTGCTACTGGCCGAAAAATTCCGGACTTCCGGCAGGTATGATAAAGCCCGGCTGTTTTATGATAAAGCTATTTCCAGCGCTTCTGCCAACAATTATTTGAATGATGAGGCTTTGTGCTATGAGCTGGCCGGTAGCTTCTACGCATCCGAACCGGATAAATATCCCTATGAAATTTATCTGCGCAAAGCATATGAAAATTACTTAAACTGGGGAGCAACGGCAAAAGCTGAAGAGATTTCACGGCACTATCCTATTGTGGATATTAATCTGCTTGGTGGCAAGAGCAAACACAGCACCTCCCTTTCGTCAAATTCCACAAGCAACTATTCCACCCTGGAGCTTTCCACAATACTTAAGGCATCTACTGCTATTGCCAGCGAAATTAAGCTGGTAAAGGTACTGGACAAACTATTGAGGATTGTAATTGAAAATGCCGGTGCGGAAAGGGGCTTTCTCTTGCAAAAAAAGGATGCTGATCTTTTTGTAAGTGCCCGGGGTACCGCAAGTGATGAGAAGATCATAATCTTCGATGATATAAAAGCTGAGGAGTTTGATGACCTGCCCCAGTCGATTATACAGTACTCTGCAAGGATCAGGGAAACGGTTATCATCGACGATATTAATGTGGACAATCGTTTTGCCAGCGACCCTTACATTCAAAAAGCCGAGCTAAAGTCAATACTTTGCTCTCCGATATTGGTACAGAATGAGTTGATTGGCATAATTTACCTGGAAAATAACCTGGTTGCAGGGGCATTCACACCTAAGCGTCTGGATATGCTTAAACTGCTTTCAGGTCAGATAGCCGTCTCTCTGGACAATGCCATGCTGTATAACAATCTGGAGCAGCTCGTTATTGAAAGGACCCAGGAAATTGAAGCTCAGCAAGAAATACTAAAGGATTATAACCATGAGCTTATAGCCTTGAATGAGGAGAAGAACCACCTGATCAAAATTGTCGCTCATGATCTGCGCAGTCCGTTGAACCAGATCAAAGGGATGGTCAACCTCATTAAGCTTACTACCCGGGATAAATCAGAAGAACAAAGCCAGTACGTAAATAAAGTATTGGAAAGCACTGAAAGACTGGGAGAAATGATCAGCCGTATACTGGATGTTAATGCAATTGAAGCCAAAGAAATTGATCTTAAAAATGAAAAGGTAAATCTCAGGGGTTTACTGGGAGAGTTGAAAAACAACTTTCAATTGTCTGCGGATGAAAAAAACATTGAACTCTCCATTGAACCAGGCCCTGATGTTTTTATAAACGTAGATAACAACTACACCATACAGGTTTTTGAGAACCTGCTGTCAAATGCCCTCAAGTTTTCTCCCTCTGACACCAGGGTAGACATCTGTATTATAGAAAAAGAGAAGAGTGCATGCGTAACGGTTAGCGATCAGGGGCCGGGAATTAATGAAAAGGACATGAAGAAACTATTTATGCCCTATCAGAAGCTCACTGCCAAACCTACTGCAGGAGAAGAATCCACCGGGCTGGGACTTTCAATCGTAAAGAAATATGTTGAAGCCATGAAGGGAAGTATCCGCTGTGAAAGCACGGAAGGAAAGGGAGCCACTTTTTATGTGGAATTTAAAAAGTGGCTGTAA
- a CDS encoding DEAD/DEAH box helicase: MTNFSDLGLSPSLLKVLPELNLETPTKIQQKAIPILINEADRDFIGLAQTGTGKTAAFGLPLLDAIDVDAKGTQALVLAPTRELGQQIAQQIQAFSKYLKGVRVQVVYGGAAITPQIKALKNTPHIIIATPGRLLDLIKRKAINLSAVKHVVFDEADEMLNMGFRDDIDDILSYTQGEKSTWLFSATMAGEIRDIVNKYMNNPSEVKIDTGTLVNQNIDHQYFVTKAKDKTNLLERIIELEPDMRGIVFCRTKRDTQELAQQLQSKGLPVDAIHGDLSQSQRDQVMKRFKNHSLEFLIATDVAARGIDVNDLTHVIHHSIPDDLEYYTHRSGRTGRAGKKGISLAIVTSSEQRKLKSLEKRLKLNFTPYQLPSAVKVQNEKLQSWAKNIALLDIDTDAVLPHKDDVEPIFASLSKSELIDKLIMTQLNSMGISTSTTNFEQDFDKNDRGGKSEKRSSSGGRYERFFINVGAIDGYDKKDLINLVIEKTGISKSAVGPVTMEDRRAYFEVEREVARSVEPAFRGMELDGREIRVNGADTGGKRNSRSSKRLHDHRSGYKRGDRNDRSGRKGKRKR, from the coding sequence TTGACAAATTTTTCAGATTTAGGACTTTCTCCATCGTTGTTGAAGGTTCTTCCGGAGTTAAATCTAGAAACTCCAACAAAGATTCAGCAAAAAGCTATTCCCATACTTATTAACGAAGCCGACAGAGATTTCATTGGACTTGCCCAGACAGGTACCGGTAAAACAGCAGCTTTCGGGCTTCCTCTGCTGGATGCAATAGATGTTGATGCCAAAGGTACCCAGGCACTGGTGTTGGCTCCTACCAGAGAGTTAGGGCAGCAAATTGCTCAGCAAATCCAGGCATTTTCCAAATACTTAAAGGGGGTGAGGGTTCAGGTTGTATATGGTGGAGCTGCCATTACACCGCAGATCAAAGCTTTAAAAAATACTCCTCACATTATTATTGCCACTCCGGGCAGGTTGCTTGACCTTATTAAAAGAAAAGCTATTAATCTCAGCGCTGTAAAACATGTAGTGTTTGATGAAGCCGATGAAATGTTGAATATGGGCTTTAGAGATGATATTGATGATATACTTTCATATACCCAGGGAGAGAAATCAACGTGGCTTTTCTCTGCTACTATGGCCGGAGAGATCCGTGATATCGTGAATAAATATATGAATAACCCCAGTGAGGTGAAAATTGATACCGGCACCCTGGTTAATCAGAATATTGATCATCAGTACTTTGTAACCAAGGCTAAGGATAAAACCAACTTACTGGAGCGGATCATTGAGCTGGAGCCTGATATGAGAGGTATTGTGTTTTGCAGAACAAAACGGGACACACAGGAGCTGGCACAACAGTTACAGTCCAAAGGCCTGCCTGTAGATGCCATCCATGGCGATTTGTCGCAAAGCCAGAGAGATCAGGTAATGAAACGCTTCAAAAATCATTCGCTTGAATTTCTGATAGCTACCGATGTAGCTGCCAGAGGGATAGATGTTAATGACCTGACGCACGTTATCCATCACTCCATACCTGATGATCTGGAGTATTATACTCACCGAAGTGGCCGTACAGGGCGGGCCGGGAAAAAGGGTATTTCCCTGGCTATAGTCACATCATCTGAACAGCGTAAGCTGAAATCATTGGAGAAAAGGCTGAAGTTAAACTTCACGCCCTATCAGCTGCCAAGTGCTGTAAAAGTACAAAATGAAAAATTACAATCATGGGCAAAGAATATTGCCCTGCTTGATATAGATACCGATGCAGTGCTGCCCCATAAGGACGATGTAGAACCAATATTCGCCAGCCTTTCCAAATCGGAGTTGATTGATAAGTTGATTATGACCCAGCTGAACAGTATGGGTATTAGCACATCTACGACTAATTTCGAACAGGACTTTGATAAAAATGACCGTGGCGGTAAATCCGAAAAAAGAAGCTCTTCAGGAGGACGATACGAAAGGTTTTTCATCAATGTAGGAGCCATTGACGGGTATGATAAAAAGGACCTCATCAACCTGGTAATTGAAAAGACAGGTATTTCCAAGTCAGCCGTGGGCCCTGTTACCATGGAAGACCGCAGGGCCTATTTTGAGGTGGAGCGCGAAGTTGCCAGGTCAGTAGAGCCGGCTTTCCGTGGGATGGAACTTGATGGCCGGGAAATTCGCGTTAATGGTGCGGATACAGGAGGGAAAAGAAACTCCAGAAGTAGTAAAAGACTTCATGATCATCGGTCTGGCTATAAGAGAGGCGACCGAAACGATCGCTCGGGAAGAAAAGGCAAAAGAAAAAGATAA
- a CDS encoding ATP-binding protein, whose protein sequence is MYNKFYIQLTIFLASFLSLTDAYSSKDTVVDSLKALLQHELPAKSRVMILSELGREYIFIDIFQAFDYARQSLELADSINYTLGKAHALRTLGSALGENRNYMQGVKMLLDALEVFKQENDVIGVANCYLSLGLLHQKGGAFDKSRQYELLAMDLYRQENNQERLGAILNNISRSHTELGNYDSARYYITEAIKINKNRNLAVLSSNYRILAIIHRHLGDVDKAEEYLNTVVRISDSLEEKANSQALAESHLVLGDIMMGRSRYADAEVHLKKTISIAAAHGYLDLLKKAYYGLFNLLGQRRDYEQSRSMMKEFIKVTDSILHIEQENRLEMVQWYYQNSLQRSQVDMLQKEKFLSDEIISRQRISIILLVVTIALAGLLIFVVVRNGNRQKKLSEKLAEANSTKNKLFSIISHDFRSPINSILGASIFLKNHADKLSKDDLRRMSEDMHKSILNTMRFTENILTWARSQMAAIKPNPVNFNLKQVVENVLEILDDQAHEKGVNVNNMITRDYKAYADKNQIETVIRNLINNAIKFSAADDMIKVAASEKKELIEVTVVDSGVGMSEEMLDNLFRIDTRNSTRGTSGEIGTGLGLIICKEFVENNAGELSVESRLGEGSVFKFTIPSSTDQ, encoded by the coding sequence ATGTACAACAAGTTCTATATACAGTTAACTATCTTTCTTGCTTCCTTTTTATCGCTCACCGATGCTTATTCTTCGAAGGATACTGTTGTGGATAGTCTGAAAGCTCTCTTGCAGCATGAGTTACCGGCAAAGAGCAGAGTTATGATTTTATCGGAATTAGGAAGGGAGTACATTTTTATTGACATTTTTCAGGCTTTCGACTATGCCCGGCAATCATTAGAGCTGGCTGACAGTATCAATTACACCCTTGGCAAGGCACATGCTTTAAGAACTTTGGGCTCCGCACTGGGTGAAAACCGGAACTATATGCAGGGAGTCAAGATGCTTCTGGATGCCCTCGAAGTATTTAAACAGGAAAATGATGTAATTGGTGTAGCCAATTGCTATCTGTCATTAGGACTGCTACATCAAAAGGGAGGAGCTTTTGACAAATCAAGGCAATATGAGCTGCTGGCAATGGATCTGTACAGACAGGAGAATAATCAGGAAAGGCTGGGGGCTATTTTAAACAATATCAGCCGGAGTCACACAGAGCTTGGTAACTATGATTCAGCCAGATACTATATAACAGAGGCCATTAAAATTAATAAAAACAGGAATCTGGCGGTGCTATCGAGCAACTACAGAATACTTGCTATTATACACCGGCATCTCGGAGATGTTGATAAAGCAGAAGAATACCTCAACACGGTGGTTCGGATTTCGGATTCTCTGGAAGAAAAGGCCAACAGCCAGGCGCTTGCCGAAAGCCATCTCGTACTCGGTGATATCATGATGGGAAGAAGCAGATATGCAGATGCCGAGGTTCATTTGAAAAAAACAATAAGTATAGCTGCGGCACATGGCTACCTGGACTTACTTAAAAAAGCATATTATGGCCTGTTTAACCTGTTAGGACAACGTCGTGACTATGAGCAAAGCAGGAGCATGATGAAGGAATTTATAAAAGTGACGGATTCCATTTTGCATATTGAACAGGAAAACAGGCTTGAAATGGTGCAGTGGTATTATCAGAATAGTCTGCAACGGAGCCAGGTAGATATGCTTCAAAAGGAAAAGTTCTTAAGTGATGAAATTATTTCCAGACAGCGAATCAGTATAATATTACTTGTAGTTACCATTGCGCTGGCCGGTCTTTTGATTTTTGTGGTGGTAAGGAATGGAAACAGGCAAAAAAAGTTGTCTGAGAAACTTGCAGAGGCTAATTCAACAAAGAATAAGCTGTTCTCTATTATTTCACATGACTTCCGGTCACCTATCAACAGCATATTGGGCGCTTCTATTTTTTTGAAAAACCATGCCGATAAACTATCCAAGGATGATCTCAGGCGTATGTCAGAGGACATGCACAAGTCGATACTTAACACCATGCGTTTTACAGAAAATATTCTGACCTGGGCGCGTAGTCAAATGGCTGCTATAAAGCCCAATCCGGTTAATTTTAACCTGAAACAGGTCGTGGAAAACGTTTTGGAGATACTCGATGACCAGGCACACGAAAAAGGGGTAAATGTGAACAACATGATTACCCGGGATTATAAGGCATATGCTGATAAAAACCAGATTGAAACTGTAATCAGGAATTTAATAAATAACGCCATCAAATTTTCAGCGGCAGATGACATGATAAAGGTGGCAGCATCCGAAAAGAAAGAGCTTATAGAAGTAACAGTGGTAGATTCCGGAGTGGGTATGAGTGAGGAAATGTTGGATAATCTTTTCAGGATTGATACCAGGAACAGTACCAGGGGTACATCGGGAGAGATAGGTACCGGCCTTGGTCTGATTATTTGTAAGGAATTTGTAGAAAATAATGCCGGGGAACTGAGCGTAGAAAGCAGGCTGGGAGAGGGGAGCGTTTTTAAATTTACTATCCCGTCCAGCACTGATCAGTGA